The Molothrus ater isolate BHLD 08-10-18 breed brown headed cowbird chromosome 1, BPBGC_Mater_1.1, whole genome shotgun sequence genome includes a window with the following:
- the IRX4 gene encoding iroquois-class homeodomain protein IRX-4 has translation MSYPQFGYPYSSAPQFLMSTNSLTTCCESSSRTLAETGAAASAQTPVYCPVYESRLLATARHELNSAAALGVYGGPYAGPQGYGNYVTYGTEAPAFYSLNSLEAKDGSGSAHAGIAPAAAYYPYDHTLSQYQYDRYGTMDGGTRRKNATRETTSTLKAWLQEHRKNPYPTKGEKIMLAIITKMTLTQVSTWFANARRRLKKENKMTWPPRNKCSDEKRPYEEEEEEEEGSQEEAMKSGKAEEPTGKEEKELELSDLEDLDAAESESSECELRRPFPHPLPHPHPLPHPLPGGSHPPRAAELPAKMPPPAAAGDEEEEEEAAAERARSCLKTAAEECGPDPLGARQRGCESKMCFQQGQQLLEAKPRIWSLAHTATSLNQAEYPSCMLKRPGGSAAAAAPAPVSVMDRHQDSPVTNLRNWVDGVFHDPLFRHSTLNQALSNTTVSWATTKGAILETGALGRAVGNGANVLKGQLSNLAHHDSNKEFLAFPKSGSKMFCS, from the exons ATGTCCTATCCTCAGTTTGGCTACCCTTACTCCTCTGCACCCCAG TTCCTGATGAGCACCAACTCCCTGACGACCTGCTGCGAGTCCAGCAGCCGCACGCTGGCTGAGACGGGGGCGGCCGCCTCCGCCCAGACGCCCGTGTACTGCCCGGTGTACGAGAGCCGCCTGCTCGCCACCGCCCGACACGAGCTCAACTCCGCCGCCGCCCTGGGCGTCTACGGCGGGCCCTACGCCGGGCCCCAGGGCTATGGAAACTACGTGACCTATGGTACCGAGGCTCCCGCCTTCTACTCCCTG AACAGTTTGGAGGCGAAGGACGGGAGCGGCTCTGCGCATGCGGGCATCGCCCCCGCGGCTGCCTACTACCCCTACGATCACACCCTCAGCCAGTACCAGTACGACAG gtaCGGGACGATGGACGGCGGGACGCGGAGGAAAAACGCCACCCGAGAGACGACCAGCACGCTGaaggcctggctgcaggagcaccgCAAGAACCCCTACCCGACCAAGGGCGAGAAGATCATGCTGGCCATCATCACCAAGATGACCCTCACCCAGGTCTCCACCTGGTTCGCCAACGCCCGCCGGCGGCTCAAGAAGGAGAACAAGATGACCTGGCCCCCGCGGAACAAGTGCTCTGACGAGAAGCGGCCCtatgaggaagaggaggaggaggaggagggttcGCAGGAGGAGGCGATGAAGAGCGGGAAAGCCGAGG AACCCACGggcaaggaggagaaggagctggagctcagcGACCTGGAGGACTTGGACGCCGCCGAGTCGGAGAGCTCAGAGTGCGAGCTGCGGCGGCCCTTCCCGCACCCGCTCCCGCACCCGCACCCGCTCCCGCACCCGCTCCCGGGCGGCAGCCACCCGCCGCGGGCCGCCGAGCTCCCCGCCAAGATGCCGCCGCCGGCTGCCGCCggggacgaggaggaggaggaggaggcggcggcagAGCGGGCGCGGAGCTGCCTGAAGACGGCGGCGGAGGAGTGCGGCCCCGACCCGCTGGGCGCTCGGCAGCGCGGCTGCGAGTCCAAGATGTGCTtccagcaggggcagcagctgctggaggcgAAGCCCAGGATTTGGTCCCTGGCGCACACTGCCACCTCCCTCAACCAGGCCGAGTACCCCTCCTGCATGCTGAAACGTCCCGGGGgctcggccgccgccgccgctcccgccccggtCAGCGTCATGGACAGGCACCAGGATTCGCCGGTCACCAACCTCAGGAACTGGGTGGACGGGGTGTTTCACGACCCCCTGTTCAGGCACAGTACTTTAAACCAAGCCCTGAGCAACACAACAGTTTCCTGGGCTACCACCAAAGGAGCCATTCTGGAAACGGGCGCCTTGGGACGCGCGGTGGGGAACGGCGCCAATGTGCTCAAGGGGCAGCTCTCAAACCTGGCCCACCATGACTCAAACAAAGAGTTTCTGGCGTTTCCCAAATCAGgaagcaaaatgttttgttccTAA